One genomic window of Manihot esculenta cultivar AM560-2 chromosome 16, M.esculenta_v8, whole genome shotgun sequence includes the following:
- the LOC110604172 gene encoding sphingosine kinase 1 isoform X1: MDQSESSPQSILSDRVTVNGTVTQLTLTADGKLRWTDRGQRCLTIEKEVLGFVIEGARIRIKAVVDSEDSIFCAGSKGTLVRKDFVFHPLNEDQQRIWFQHLRDYLDSLGRPKRLFVFVNPFGGKKSASKVFRDVVKPLLEDADVQITVQETKHQLHAKEVANTLDLTKYDGIVCVSGDGILVEVVNGFLAREDWNDAIKMPLGMVPAGTGNGMAKSLLDSVGEPCEASNAILAVIRGHKRSLDVAAILQGETKFFSVLMLSWGLVADIDIESEKYRWMGTARLDFYAIQRIIHLRKYNGRISFVPAPGFESYGEPSNYNGETTGKQSISISSQEQPVKIDQHGYQGPDVDLINLEWRTISGPFVSIWLHNVPWGGEDVMAAPDAKFSDGYLDLILIGECPKLSLLTLLSELKTGGHVKSPYVIYLKVKAFVLEPGPRADEPMKEGIIDVDGEVLARGNGSYKCERPTLMAYDKLQITVDPGLATLFTPV, encoded by the exons ATGGATCAATCCGAGAGCTCGCCACAGTCCATATTATCGGACAGAGTCACGGTCAATGGGACCGTCACGCAGTTGACTTTAACCGCTGATGGAAAGCTCCGGTGGACGGACAGAGGTCAACGGTGTTTGACCATCGAAAAAGAGGTGCTTGGATTTGTAATCGAAGGAGCTAGAATAAGGATCAAGGCTGTTGTTGATAGTGAAGATAGCATCTTCTGTGCAGGGAGTAAGGGAACTCTGGTCAGGAAGGATTTCGTGTTCCATCCTCTAAATGAGGACCAGCAAAGAATTTGGTTTCAGCATCTCCGTGATTACCTCGATTCTCTCG GTCGGCCAAAGAGACTGTTTGTTTTTGTGAATCCATTTGGGGGAAAGAAATCTGCATCGAAAGTTTTTCGTGATGTTGTAAAACCGTTACTGGAAGACGCTGATGTCCAAATTACAGTGCAAG AAACAAAACATCAGCTCCATGCCAAGGAGGTTGCTAACACCCTTGATCTTACCAAATATGACGGTATTGTTTGTGTTAGCGGAGATGGCATCCTTGTTGAG GTGGTGAATGGATTTTTGGCCAGAGAGGACTGGAATGATGCAATAAAAATGCCTCTTGGAATGGTTCCTGCAG gtacaggaaaTGGAATGGCAAAATCTCTTCTGGATTCAGTTGGGGAGCCTTGTGAAGCATCTAATGCCATTCTTGCAGTAATACGAG GCCACAAGCGCTCACTGGATGTAGCTGCTATCTTGCAAGGAGAGACAAAATTTTTCAGTGTCTTGATGCTCTCATGGG GTCTGGTAGCAGATATTGACATTGAGTCTGAAAAGTACCGGTGGATGGGTACTGCTCGTCTTGATTTCTAC GCTATTCAACGAATAATCCATCTAAGGAAATATAATGGGCGCATTTCTTTTGTACCTGCACCTGGCTTTGAATCTTATGGAGAGCCAAGTAATTACAATGGCGAAACCACAGGCAAACAGAGTATTTCAATTTCCAGCCAAGAACAACCTGTTAAGATTGATCAACATGGATATCAGGGACCTGATGTTGACTTGATCAATCTGGAATGGAGGACAATTAGTGGACCATTCGTTTCAATCTGGCTGCATAATGTACCTTGGGGTGGGGAGGATGTCATGGCAGCACCTGATGCCAAG TTCTCAGATGGTTATTTGGACTTGATACTCATCGGTGAGTGCCCAAAATTATCCTTACTAACGTTGCTGTCAGAGTTGAAAACAGGGGGTCATGTCAAATCACCATATGTTATTTACCTCAAG GTGAAAGCATTTGTTTTGGAGCCTGGTCCACGGGCCGATGAACCGATGAAGGAAGGGATCATTGATGTAGATGGTGAAGTCCTTGCCAGAGGGAATGGATCATACAAGTGTGAGCGGCCGACTTTGATGGCCTATGATAAACTTCAAATAACAGTGGATCCAGGTTTAGCTACTCTTTTTACCCCTGTATAA
- the LOC110604172 gene encoding sphingosine kinase 2 isoform X3, translated as MPLGMVPAGTGNGMAKSLLDSVGEPCEASNAILAVIRGHKRSLDVAAILQGETKFFSVLMLSWGLVADIDIESEKYRWMGTARLDFYAIQRIIHLRKYNGRISFVPAPGFESYGEPSNYNGETTGKQSISISSQEQPVKIDQHGYQGPDVDLINLEWRTISGPFVSIWLHNVPWGGEDVMAAPDAKFSDGYLDLILIGECPKLSLLTLLSELKTGGHVKSPYVIYLKVKAFVLEPGPRADEPMKEGIIDVDGEVLARGNGSYKCERPTLMAYDKLQITVDPGLATLFTPV; from the exons ATGCCTCTTGGAATGGTTCCTGCAG gtacaggaaaTGGAATGGCAAAATCTCTTCTGGATTCAGTTGGGGAGCCTTGTGAAGCATCTAATGCCATTCTTGCAGTAATACGAG GCCACAAGCGCTCACTGGATGTAGCTGCTATCTTGCAAGGAGAGACAAAATTTTTCAGTGTCTTGATGCTCTCATGGG GTCTGGTAGCAGATATTGACATTGAGTCTGAAAAGTACCGGTGGATGGGTACTGCTCGTCTTGATTTCTAC GCTATTCAACGAATAATCCATCTAAGGAAATATAATGGGCGCATTTCTTTTGTACCTGCACCTGGCTTTGAATCTTATGGAGAGCCAAGTAATTACAATGGCGAAACCACAGGCAAACAGAGTATTTCAATTTCCAGCCAAGAACAACCTGTTAAGATTGATCAACATGGATATCAGGGACCTGATGTTGACTTGATCAATCTGGAATGGAGGACAATTAGTGGACCATTCGTTTCAATCTGGCTGCATAATGTACCTTGGGGTGGGGAGGATGTCATGGCAGCACCTGATGCCAAG TTCTCAGATGGTTATTTGGACTTGATACTCATCGGTGAGTGCCCAAAATTATCCTTACTAACGTTGCTGTCAGAGTTGAAAACAGGGGGTCATGTCAAATCACCATATGTTATTTACCTCAAG GTGAAAGCATTTGTTTTGGAGCCTGGTCCACGGGCCGATGAACCGATGAAGGAAGGGATCATTGATGTAGATGGTGAAGTCCTTGCCAGAGGGAATGGATCATACAAGTGTGAGCGGCCGACTTTGATGGCCTATGATAAACTTCAAATAACAGTGGATCCAGGTTTAGCTACTCTTTTTACCCCTGTATAA
- the LOC110604172 gene encoding sphingosine kinase 1 isoform X2, which translates to MDQSESSPQSILSDRVTVNGTVTQLTLTADGKLRWTDRGQRCLTIEKEVLGFVIEGARIRIKAVVDSEDSIFCAGSKGTLVRKDFVFHPLNEDQQRIWFQHLRDYLDSLGRPKRLFVFVNPFGGKKSASKVFRDVVKPLLEDADVQITVQGTGNGMAKSLLDSVGEPCEASNAILAVIRGHKRSLDVAAILQGETKFFSVLMLSWGLVADIDIESEKYRWMGTARLDFYAIQRIIHLRKYNGRISFVPAPGFESYGEPSNYNGETTGKQSISISSQEQPVKIDQHGYQGPDVDLINLEWRTISGPFVSIWLHNVPWGGEDVMAAPDAKFSDGYLDLILIGECPKLSLLTLLSELKTGGHVKSPYVIYLKVKAFVLEPGPRADEPMKEGIIDVDGEVLARGNGSYKCERPTLMAYDKLQITVDPGLATLFTPV; encoded by the exons ATGGATCAATCCGAGAGCTCGCCACAGTCCATATTATCGGACAGAGTCACGGTCAATGGGACCGTCACGCAGTTGACTTTAACCGCTGATGGAAAGCTCCGGTGGACGGACAGAGGTCAACGGTGTTTGACCATCGAAAAAGAGGTGCTTGGATTTGTAATCGAAGGAGCTAGAATAAGGATCAAGGCTGTTGTTGATAGTGAAGATAGCATCTTCTGTGCAGGGAGTAAGGGAACTCTGGTCAGGAAGGATTTCGTGTTCCATCCTCTAAATGAGGACCAGCAAAGAATTTGGTTTCAGCATCTCCGTGATTACCTCGATTCTCTCG GTCGGCCAAAGAGACTGTTTGTTTTTGTGAATCCATTTGGGGGAAAGAAATCTGCATCGAAAGTTTTTCGTGATGTTGTAAAACCGTTACTGGAAGACGCTGATGTCCAAATTACAGTGCAAG gtacaggaaaTGGAATGGCAAAATCTCTTCTGGATTCAGTTGGGGAGCCTTGTGAAGCATCTAATGCCATTCTTGCAGTAATACGAG GCCACAAGCGCTCACTGGATGTAGCTGCTATCTTGCAAGGAGAGACAAAATTTTTCAGTGTCTTGATGCTCTCATGGG GTCTGGTAGCAGATATTGACATTGAGTCTGAAAAGTACCGGTGGATGGGTACTGCTCGTCTTGATTTCTAC GCTATTCAACGAATAATCCATCTAAGGAAATATAATGGGCGCATTTCTTTTGTACCTGCACCTGGCTTTGAATCTTATGGAGAGCCAAGTAATTACAATGGCGAAACCACAGGCAAACAGAGTATTTCAATTTCCAGCCAAGAACAACCTGTTAAGATTGATCAACATGGATATCAGGGACCTGATGTTGACTTGATCAATCTGGAATGGAGGACAATTAGTGGACCATTCGTTTCAATCTGGCTGCATAATGTACCTTGGGGTGGGGAGGATGTCATGGCAGCACCTGATGCCAAG TTCTCAGATGGTTATTTGGACTTGATACTCATCGGTGAGTGCCCAAAATTATCCTTACTAACGTTGCTGTCAGAGTTGAAAACAGGGGGTCATGTCAAATCACCATATGTTATTTACCTCAAG GTGAAAGCATTTGTTTTGGAGCCTGGTCCACGGGCCGATGAACCGATGAAGGAAGGGATCATTGATGTAGATGGTGAAGTCCTTGCCAGAGGGAATGGATCATACAAGTGTGAGCGGCCGACTTTGATGGCCTATGATAAACTTCAAATAACAGTGGATCCAGGTTTAGCTACTCTTTTTACCCCTGTATAA